One window from the genome of Mauremys mutica isolate MM-2020 ecotype Southern chromosome 4, ASM2049712v1, whole genome shotgun sequence encodes:
- the LOC123369549 gene encoding RING finger protein 112-like, whose translation MIPDSHVKSLVQKFRNMPQSGRETERQGPGPPPEMGCPVQLVRLDDKGDLTLDEEALSRCLEQGGVGDAPVCLVSIIGEQRLGKSFLLNYLLRRLQSLDVRDGSWMGQKDEPLEGFEWRADEQQVTKGVWAWSQPFWVPAKGGKVAVLLVDTEGSMDLERNKETSIKLSAMAMLLSSYQILNIGRRVKDPDLEYLEMFVQVAEVVGKKYRLEPIQHLDLLVRDWSSSLVLGAQGGKQHLRDVRQRLAATSPCKHPKALETLKRISTRCYLMPFPGKRIMIGSEGTLRDMDKDFQERLRDYVTTLVSSAGRHVRTDRHGELLTGTQLTAKIKNLSDVMKKHRSGFSSPCQMAITFDNQRVLDRARADHTAFLNDEDSKSRNMFCCLKVRPSKMAEQFAERRGQLLRRCRTDMREPAPEKEAQLTELEAELKQEAETFLETYRKRFKKFVIAAGIGTGALVLAPVGGAAGVGVAAAAALGMAEAAAIGAGVGAVAGMCVGGGVGQGVGGNVTWKDKQRAEASASQREQGDGTEEQSDEAPLIRTAHRQVWGDK comes from the exons caggggccgGGGCCTCCACCGGAGATGGGGTGCCCGGTGCAGCTGGTGCGTCTGGATGACAAAGGAGACCTGACCCTGGACGAGGAGGCCCTGAGCCGCtgcctggagcagggtggggtgggggacgccCCCGTCTGCCTGGTGTCCATCATTGGGGAGCAGCGCCTGGGCAAATCCTTCCTGCTGAACTACCTGCTGCGCCGGCTCCAGAGCCTG GACGTGAGGGACGGGTCATGGATGGGCCAGAAGGACGAGCCCCTGGAGGGGTTCGAGTGGCGAGCGGATGAGCAGCAGGTCACCAAGGGGGTGTGGGCCTGGAGTCAGCCCTTCTGGGTCCCGGCCAAAGGGGGGAAG GTGGCCGTGCTGCTGGTCGACACCGAGGGCTCCATGGACCTTGAACGGAACAAGGAGACGAGCATCAAACTCTCTGCCATGGCCATGCTGCTCAGCTCCTACCAG ATACTGAACATTGGCCGTCGGGTGAAAGACCCGGATCTCGAATACCTGGAG ATGTTTGTGCAGGTGGCCGAAGTGGTGGGAAAGAAATACAGACTGGAGCCCATTCAG CACCTAGACCTGCTGGTGCGAGACTGGAGCAGCTCCCTGGTCCTCGGAGCCCAGGGTGGGAAGCAGCATCTGAGAGACGTCCGACAG aGGCTGGCGGCGACGTCCCCCTGCAAACACCCCAAGGCCTTGGAAACGCTGAAGAGAATCAGCACCCGCTGTTACCTGATGCCCTTCCCTGGCAAGCGGATCATGATTGGGAGCGAGGGAACCCTGAGAG ACATGGACAAGGATTtccaggagaggctgagggactaTGTCACCACCTTGGTGAGCTCTGCTGGTCGACACGTCCGGACGGACCGGCATGGGGAGCTGCTCACTGGGACACAGCTCACTGCCAAGATAAAG AATTTATCTGATGTGATGAAGAAACATCGCTCTGGGTTCTCCTCTCCCTGTCAG ATGGCCATCACCTTCGACAACCAGAGAGTCCTGGACAGAGCCCGCGCAGACCACACTGCATTTCTGAACGATGAG GACAGCAAATCCCGGAACATGTTTTGCTGCCTGAAGGTGCGGCCGAGCAAGATGGCAGAGCAGTTCGCGGAGCGGCGCGGGCAGTTGCTGAGGCGGTGCCGGACGGACATGCGGGAGCCGGCGCCGGAGAAAGAGGCCCAGCTGACGGAGCTGGAGGCGGAGCTGAAGCAGGAGGCTGAGACCTTCCTGGAGACCTACAGGAAGCGCTTCAAGAAATTTGTCATTGCAGCAGGCATTGGCACGGGGGCGCTGGTCCTGGCACcggtggggggagctgccggtgtcggggtcgctgctgctgctgcgctcgGTATGGCTGAGGCAGCAGCCATTGGAGCCGGGGTGGGCGCCGTGGCTGGGATGTGTGTGGGCGGGGGCGTGGGACAGGGAGTTGGTGGGAATGTCACCTGGAAGGATAAGCAGAGGGCTGAGGCCAGCGCCAGCCAAAGGGAGCAGGGGGACGGCACTGAGGAGCAATCTGATGAAGCTCCCCTGATCAGAACAGCGCACCGCCAAGTCTGGGGTGACAAATAA